A window of the Cuculus canorus isolate bCucCan1 chromosome 3, bCucCan1.pri, whole genome shotgun sequence genome harbors these coding sequences:
- the CST7 gene encoding cystatin-F has product MAVNFAWSFTILCCLALWGFTRTSDATNVPPPHSTVRPGSPVPMNTDNPGVRQAARLGVYRYNNSSNDLFLFKESQINKAMVQIVRGLKYMLYVEIRRTVCEKREHSSLDHCRFQKKKTLQQMLRCYFEVWVTPWLHKADVPVARCH; this is encoded by the exons ATGGCAGTGAACTTCGCCTGGAGCTTCACCATACTCTGCTGTTTAGCACTCTGGGGCTTCACCAGGACTTCAGATG CTACAAATGTGCCACCACCTCATTCCACCGTGAGACCTGGTTCCCCGGTCCCAATGAACACCGACAATCCTGGTGTTCGCCAGGCAGCTCGCCTTGGAGTTTACAGATACAACAACAGTTCTAATGACCTCTTCCTGTTTAAGGAATCACAAATCAACAAAGCCATGGTACAG ATTGTCAGAGGGCTGAAATACATGCTCTACGTGGAAATTAGACGTACTGTGTGTGAGAAGAGGGAGCACTCCAGCCTGGACCACTGTcgcttccagaagaaaaaaaccttgcaACAG ATGCTGAGATGCTATTTTGAGGTTTGGGTAACACCTTGGTTACATAAAGCAGATGTCCCTGTTGCTCGCTGTCACTGA